The Candidatus Mycolicibacterium alkanivorans genome contains a region encoding:
- the aftC gene encoding arabinofuranan 3-O-arabinosyltransferase codes for MYGAVVAVAEYVLKAFRPRTGPASAATVLRSALWPFAIMSIIHRSYVLSSNGSITDDFGPVFRAVSNFRRGVDIYNEHFDHVDPHYLYPPGGTLLMAPFGYVPVFASHNWFVFFNTVAMIVAACLLVRLFKFSLTSVALPALLLAMFCTESVTNTLVFTNINGCILLAEVLFFRWLLDGRVSHQWWAGAAIGLSLVVKPVLAVLLLLPLLNRQWRALVTAFLVPLAFNVAAWPLVADPMDFVRRTLPYIFSTRDYFNSSVLGNGVYYGLPMWLILALRVLFLALAVASLWLLYRYYYQRDPLFWMLTSSGVLLISSWLVLSLAQGYYSMMLFPFLMTVVLPNSVIRNWPAWLATYGFLTMDRWLMWRWPTTGRFLEYMKITYGWSLMLVVVFTVLYFRYSDAKAGGRLDDGIDPAWMGELELMPPRGSVEA; via the coding sequence GTGTACGGTGCGGTCGTGGCGGTAGCGGAATATGTTCTGAAGGCGTTTCGTCCCCGAACCGGACCGGCCAGCGCGGCGACGGTTTTACGCTCGGCCCTGTGGCCTTTCGCGATCATGTCGATCATCCATCGCAGCTACGTGCTGTCCTCCAACGGCTCCATCACCGACGACTTCGGCCCGGTGTTCCGCGCGGTGTCGAACTTCCGTCGCGGCGTGGACATCTACAACGAACACTTCGACCACGTCGACCCGCACTACCTCTACCCGCCGGGCGGCACGCTGCTGATGGCCCCGTTCGGGTACGTGCCGGTGTTCGCCTCGCACAACTGGTTCGTGTTCTTCAACACGGTGGCGATGATCGTCGCCGCCTGTCTGTTGGTCCGGCTGTTCAAGTTCTCACTGACCTCGGTGGCCCTGCCTGCCCTGCTGCTGGCGATGTTCTGCACCGAGTCGGTGACCAACACGCTGGTGTTCACCAACATCAACGGCTGCATCCTGCTCGCCGAGGTCCTGTTCTTCCGGTGGCTGCTCGACGGGCGGGTGTCCCACCAGTGGTGGGCCGGTGCGGCGATCGGGCTGTCCCTGGTGGTCAAACCCGTGCTCGCGGTGTTGCTGCTGCTGCCGCTGCTCAACCGGCAGTGGCGCGCCCTGGTGACGGCGTTCCTGGTGCCCTTGGCATTCAATGTCGCGGCGTGGCCGCTGGTGGCCGACCCGATGGACTTCGTGCGGCGCACGCTGCCCTACATCTTCTCCACCCGCGACTACTTCAACAGCTCGGTGCTGGGCAACGGCGTCTACTACGGCCTGCCGATGTGGCTGATCCTGGCGCTGCGGGTGCTGTTCCTGGCGCTCGCGGTGGCCAGCCTGTGGCTGCTGTACCGCTACTACTACCAGCGCGACCCGCTGTTCTGGATGCTGACATCCTCAGGCGTGCTGCTGATCTCGTCGTGGCTGGTGCTCTCGCTGGCGCAGGGCTACTACTCGATGATGCTCTTCCCGTTCCTGATGACGGTGGTGCTGCCCAACTCGGTGATCCGCAACTGGCCGGCGTGGCTGGCCACCTACGGCTTCCTGACGATGGACCGCTGGCTGATGTGGCGCTGGCCGACCACCGGGCGGTTCCTGGAGTACATGAAGATCACCTACGGCTGGTCGCTGATGCTGGTCGTGGTCTTCACGGTGCTGTACTTCCGCTATTCCGACGCCAAGGCCGGGGGCCGGCTCGACGACGGCATCGATCCGGCGTGGATGGGCGAACTCGAACTCATGCCCCCGCGCGGTAGCGTGGAGGCATGA
- a CDS encoding GGDEF domain-containing protein, whose protein sequence is MTTAAVALVRSSAGDRQPLTLVTIGVACIALSDSLFAYLSAKDAYHSGGAPDIGWAAGLLFIAGGAMASRRPGRDIPGVPELPSWASVWLPYVPWLLAAITAAANPRELLRYPLVQLVAAVAEQARRDPLTGLANRARFTERLDHAMEQLEREGVSVGVISMDLNDFKLVNDNLGHHVGDELLSASPAGC, encoded by the coding sequence TTGACGACGGCCGCGGTGGCCCTGGTGCGATCGAGCGCCGGTGACCGCCAGCCGCTGACTCTGGTGACGATCGGTGTGGCGTGTATCGCGTTGTCCGACAGCCTGTTTGCATACCTGTCCGCGAAAGACGCATACCACAGCGGCGGGGCGCCCGACATCGGCTGGGCGGCGGGCCTGCTGTTCATCGCGGGCGGCGCGATGGCGAGCCGGCGGCCCGGCCGCGATATTCCTGGAGTGCCCGAGCTGCCGAGTTGGGCCTCCGTCTGGCTGCCGTACGTACCGTGGCTGCTGGCCGCAATCACCGCAGCGGCCAATCCCCGCGAGTTGCTGCGCTATCCGCTGGTGCAGTTGGTGGCGGCGGTGGCCGAGCAGGCGCGGCGGGATCCGCTGACCGGTCTGGCCAACCGGGCCCGCTTCACGGAGCGGCTGGACCACGCGATGGAACAGCTTGAGCGCGAAGGTGTTTCGGTCGGTGTGATCTCGATGGATCTCAACGACTTCAAGTTGGTCAACGACAATCTCGGCCATCACGTGGGCGACGAACTGCTGTCCGCGTCGCCAGCCGGCTGCTGA
- a CDS encoding alpha/beta fold hydrolase produces MRDRRVLSAVSVATAALTASLTGCAPWLAANPHFASDSAHNPGGAPATAKPAGGAPDIAVPKNDLAWKDCTSKVFGNAGAPAAPGVILECANYDADLDPIAGATGTISIGVVRARSVQTPPDAGPLVFTTGTDVPSSLQLPVWLSRSGADVLKSHPIVSVDRRGIGMSSPVDCRDAFDRQEMRDQAQFESGDDPVANLGAITMTATTGCTDTIAPGDSAYDNARAAEDIERLRSTWDVPALALVGVGNGAQIALAYAGSHPDKVARLVLDSPVPPGVSAEAAAEEQVKGQQVALDAFAAQCVAVNCALGPDPKGAVDSLLAAARAGNGPGGLSLAVLANAIVTALGYPSGDRIGSTVSLANVLAAARNGDTNPLNNLINRAEAMRDSDGQFVNSCSDALNRPTPDRVRELVVAWGKLYPQFGTVGALNLVKCLNWPSGAAPKDPKNLKVNVLLMGVQSDPIAGGQGVPASAATVINAGAASKRVMWHGIGHGASIYSACTLPPMISYLDSGKMPPTDTYCPA; encoded by the coding sequence ATGCGCGATCGCCGGGTGTTGTCCGCGGTCAGCGTCGCAACCGCGGCGCTGACCGCCTCGCTGACCGGGTGTGCCCCGTGGCTGGCGGCAAACCCCCACTTCGCCAGCGATTCGGCGCACAACCCCGGCGGCGCCCCGGCTACCGCCAAGCCGGCCGGCGGCGCGCCGGACATCGCCGTCCCCAAGAACGACCTGGCGTGGAAGGACTGCACGTCGAAGGTGTTCGGCAACGCCGGCGCGCCCGCCGCGCCCGGAGTCATCCTGGAGTGCGCCAACTACGACGCCGACCTCGACCCGATCGCCGGTGCCACCGGCACGATCAGCATCGGCGTGGTGCGGGCCCGCTCGGTGCAGACCCCGCCCGACGCCGGGCCGCTGGTGTTCACCACCGGCACCGACGTCCCGTCCTCGCTGCAACTGCCGGTGTGGCTGTCGCGGTCGGGAGCCGACGTGCTCAAGAGCCACCCGATCGTCTCGGTGGACCGCCGCGGCATCGGGATGTCGAGCCCGGTGGACTGCCGCGACGCCTTCGACCGCCAGGAGATGCGCGACCAGGCCCAGTTCGAGTCCGGGGACGACCCGGTGGCCAACCTCGGCGCGATCACCATGACCGCGACCACGGGGTGCACCGACACGATCGCCCCCGGCGACTCGGCCTACGACAACGCCCGCGCCGCCGAGGACATCGAGCGGCTGCGCAGCACCTGGGATGTGCCGGCGCTCGCCCTGGTCGGCGTGGGCAACGGCGCCCAGATCGCCCTGGCGTATGCCGGCTCGCACCCGGACAAGGTGGCCCGGCTGGTGCTCGACTCCCCCGTCCCGCCCGGTGTCAGCGCCGAAGCGGCGGCCGAAGAACAGGTCAAGGGCCAGCAGGTCGCGCTCGACGCGTTCGCTGCGCAGTGCGTCGCGGTCAACTGCGCCCTCGGCCCCGATCCCAAGGGGGCCGTCGACTCGCTGCTCGCGGCGGCACGGGCCGGCAATGGACCCGGTGGCCTCTCGCTGGCGGTGCTGGCCAACGCCATCGTCACCGCGCTGGGCTACCCCAGCGGCGACCGGATCGGCAGCACGGTCAGCCTGGCCAACGTCCTGGCCGCGGCCCGCAACGGCGACACGAACCCGCTGAACAACCTGATCAACCGGGCCGAGGCGATGCGCGACAGCGACGGCCAGTTCGTCAACTCCTGCAGCGACGCCCTGAACCGCCCGACGCCCGACCGGGTGCGCGAACTGGTGGTCGCCTGGGGCAAGCTCTACCCGCAGTTCGGCACGGTCGGGGCGCTGAACCTGGTGAAGTGCCTGAACTGGCCCAGCGGCGCGGCACCCAAGGATCCGAAGAACCTGAAGGTCAACGTGTTGTTGATGGGCGTGCAGAGCGACCCGATCGCCGGCGGCCAGGGCGTGCCCGCGTCGGCGGCCACCGTCATCAACGCCGGAGCGGCCAGCAAGCGGGTGATGTGGCACGGCATCGGACACGGCGCCAGCATCTATTCGGCGTGCACGCTGCCGCCGATGATCAGCTACCTCGACAGCGGCAAGATGCCGCCCACCGACACCTACTGCCCCGCCTGA
- a CDS encoding Rho termination factor N-terminal domain-containing protein, which translates to MPNSSIKNEKMYEHLRREGNSKEKAARISNAAAARGKSSVGRKGGQSGSYDDWTVDDLKQRAKELGMSGYSKLTKDKLISKLRNH; encoded by the coding sequence ATGCCGAACTCATCGATCAAGAACGAGAAGATGTACGAGCATCTTCGCCGCGAAGGAAACTCCAAGGAGAAGGCGGCGCGCATCTCCAACGCCGCCGCGGCGCGCGGGAAGTCCTCGGTCGGCCGCAAGGGCGGCCAGTCGGGCTCCTATGACGACTGGACCGTCGACGACCTGAAGCAGCGCGCCAAAGAATTGGGCATGTCCGGGTATTCGAAGTTGACCAAGGACAAGCTCATCTCGAAACTGCGCAACCACTGA
- the msrB gene encoding peptide-methionine (R)-S-oxide reductase MsrB, translated as MPAPKLELTDDEWRKRLSPQEYHVLRQAGTERPFTGEYTDTKAEGVYQCRACGAELFRSTEKFESHCGWPSFFDPSHSDAVILRPDDSVGMRRVEVLCANCHSHLGHVFSGEGYPTPTDQRYCINSISLKLVPDA; from the coding sequence ATTCCCGCCCCGAAGCTGGAACTCACCGACGACGAGTGGCGAAAGCGGCTCTCGCCGCAGGAGTACCACGTACTGCGCCAGGCCGGCACCGAACGTCCGTTCACCGGCGAGTACACCGACACCAAGGCCGAGGGCGTCTACCAGTGCCGGGCCTGCGGCGCCGAATTGTTCCGCAGCACAGAGAAATTCGAGTCGCACTGCGGCTGGCCGTCATTCTTCGACCCGTCTCACTCCGATGCGGTGATCCTGCGCCCCGACGACTCCGTGGGCATGCGCCGGGTCGAGGTGCTGTGCGCCAACTGCCACAGTCACCTGGGCCACGTGTTCAGCGGTGAGGGCTACCCCACCCCGACCGATCAGCGCTACTGCATCAACTCGATTTCCCTGAAACTGGTACCGGACGCCTGA
- a CDS encoding hemerythrin domain-containing protein, with amino-acid sequence MTAPTISSARDVVDCLKTQHETIKSLFIETLDAADAATRQDAFTRLRTMLAVHETAEEMVVHPRVRRKVDGGEEIIDARLAEEHGAKVLLRDIEKLPIDSAEFSKALIHLQAAVLEHAAHEEELEFTALEAAVSGDELAKSADAVEVAERIAPTHPHPGVESGVANFAAGPFASVLDRARDALSGVFSSDRK; translated from the coding sequence GTGACTGCCCCGACCATCTCGTCAGCCCGCGACGTCGTCGACTGCCTCAAGACCCAGCACGAGACGATCAAGTCGCTGTTCATCGAAACTCTGGACGCCGCCGACGCCGCGACGCGGCAGGACGCATTCACCCGGCTGCGCACGATGTTGGCTGTGCACGAGACGGCCGAGGAGATGGTGGTGCACCCGCGTGTGCGGCGCAAGGTCGACGGAGGCGAGGAGATCATCGACGCCCGGCTAGCCGAGGAACACGGCGCCAAGGTCCTGCTGCGCGACATCGAGAAGTTGCCGATCGACAGCGCCGAGTTCAGCAAGGCGCTCATCCATCTGCAGGCGGCCGTGCTGGAGCATGCCGCGCACGAAGAGGAGCTCGAGTTCACCGCCCTGGAAGCCGCGGTCAGCGGCGACGAGCTGGCCAAGTCGGCCGACGCGGTGGAGGTCGCCGAGCGGATCGCCCCGACGCATCCGCACCCGGGCGTCGAGTCGGGCGTGGCCAACTTCGCCGCGGGCCCGTTCGCGTCCGTGCTGGATCGGGCGCGCGACGCGCTGAGTGGGGTGTTCTCCTCTGACCGCAAGTGA
- a CDS encoding pyrimidine reductase family protein — translation MTELRTLPAGTAVEDCGYRPAPVGLRANMIFSADGAAGFHGRAGPLSCPADHQLLLALRAYADVVLVGAGTARTEHYGPVTLRGDHRAQRVELGMSPQPPPLAVVSQSGRLPDTMFGTSTPPILVTSAQAARSSAEKRCEVLISGDEAVDVAQAVAELRSRGMRRVLCEGGPTLLDELVVAGLVDELCVTLSPTLAGNQPLGRPSSTGLAAPTGMTLAHVLVDAGGYVYLKYAQPGRVSPPIGASTSPL, via the coding sequence ATGACCGAACTGCGCACCCTTCCGGCGGGGACCGCCGTCGAGGACTGTGGGTACCGGCCGGCGCCGGTCGGTCTGCGGGCGAACATGATCTTCAGCGCGGACGGCGCCGCGGGCTTCCACGGACGGGCCGGGCCGCTGTCATGCCCGGCGGATCACCAGCTGCTGCTGGCCCTTCGCGCCTACGCCGATGTCGTTCTGGTCGGCGCAGGCACCGCGCGGACCGAGCACTACGGTCCGGTGACGCTGCGGGGGGACCATCGGGCACAACGCGTGGAGCTGGGCATGAGCCCGCAGCCTCCGCCTCTCGCGGTGGTCTCTCAGTCGGGACGGTTACCCGACACGATGTTCGGAACGTCGACCCCGCCGATCCTCGTCACCAGCGCGCAGGCTGCGCGCTCCAGTGCCGAGAAGCGTTGCGAGGTGCTCATTTCCGGTGATGAGGCGGTGGACGTCGCGCAGGCCGTCGCGGAGCTCCGTTCCCGCGGGATGAGGCGTGTGCTGTGCGAGGGCGGCCCGACGCTGCTCGACGAACTGGTGGTCGCCGGGCTGGTCGACGAACTGTGCGTCACCCTGTCTCCCACACTGGCCGGAAACCAACCTCTCGGACGGCCCTCCTCCACCGGGCTCGCCGCACCCACCGGCATGACCCTGGCCCATGTCCTGGTCGACGCCGGCGGTTACGTGTACCTCAAATACGCTCAGCCGGGCAGGGTTTCGCCGCCAATCGGCGCCAGCACCTCGCCGCTGTAA
- a CDS encoding pyrimidine reductase family protein — MASPSHGDPDGTHFTLLGHSRPVDDDGLYTLYAYPPDAPRWVRANAIISLDGGATTDGTSGGLGGLGDRRLFRILRELADVIVVGAGTARAENYSGAQMTVAQRRNRQRRGQSEIPPIALVTRSGRLDRDLAVLTRTEVPPLVLTCADAAAQARTQLGAAAEVLDCSAEDSAHVDPATAVAALAERGLPRMLCEGGPSLMGTFLAAGLLDEMCLTTAPVLVGGSAPRITAGGGQVLSRMQRGHLISDDEGYLYGRYTCVS, encoded by the coding sequence ATGGCCAGCCCAAGTCACGGCGACCCGGATGGGACGCATTTCACACTGCTGGGCCACAGCCGCCCAGTCGATGACGACGGCCTCTACACGCTCTACGCCTATCCGCCCGACGCGCCGCGCTGGGTGCGCGCCAACGCCATCATCTCTCTGGACGGCGGCGCGACCACCGACGGGACCTCCGGCGGGCTCGGTGGCCTCGGCGACCGCCGCCTGTTCCGGATCCTTCGTGAGCTGGCCGACGTGATCGTCGTCGGCGCGGGCACCGCGCGCGCCGAGAACTACTCCGGCGCGCAGATGACCGTCGCCCAGCGCCGCAACCGCCAGCGCCGCGGCCAGAGCGAGATTCCACCCATCGCCCTGGTGACCCGCTCCGGGCGGCTCGACCGCGACCTTGCGGTGCTGACCCGCACCGAGGTGCCGCCGCTGGTGCTGACCTGCGCCGACGCCGCGGCGCAGGCGCGCACCCAGCTGGGTGCGGCGGCCGAGGTGCTGGACTGCTCCGCCGAGGACTCCGCACACGTCGACCCCGCCACGGCGGTGGCGGCGCTGGCCGAGCGCGGACTGCCCCGCATGCTCTGCGAGGGCGGCCCGAGCCTGATGGGCACCTTCCTGGCGGCGGGCCTGCTCGACGAGATGTGCCTGACCACGGCACCGGTGCTGGTCGGCGGGTCGGCGCCGCGGATCACCGCCGGAGGCGGCCAGGTGCTGTCCCGGATGCAGCGCGGGCACCTGATCTCCGACGACGAGGGCTACCTCTACGGCCGCTACACGTGCGTGAGCTGA
- a CDS encoding EAL domain-containing protein has product MRAVVGLCHALGLTTVVEGIEDAETATRVREYGCDVGQGLYFSPPVNSEQLLELLRRPVPVSGKSS; this is encoded by the coding sequence GTGCGCGCCGTGGTGGGCCTGTGCCATGCGCTGGGCCTGACCACCGTCGTCGAGGGCATCGAGGACGCCGAGACTGCCACACGGGTGCGCGAGTACGGATGCGACGTGGGGCAGGGCTTGTACTTCAGCCCACCGGTCAACTCCGAGCAGCTGCTCGAGCTGCTCAGGCGTCCGGTACCAGTTTCAGGGAAATCGAGTTGA
- a CDS encoding EAL domain-containing protein — protein MPRRRGRRPRWPPSTVLQDSRRTGIRVAIDDFGSGYSALSYLHDPPIDEVKLDRTPSSSPSRSTSGPTPWCAPWWACAMRWA, from the coding sequence ATTCCTCGGCGTCGAGGTCGTCGTCCCCGCTGGCCCCCCAGCACGGTCCTGCAGGACTCGCGGCGGACCGGCATTCGCGTCGCCATCGACGACTTCGGCAGCGGCTATTCGGCGTTGTCCTACCTGCATGACCCGCCGATCGACGAGGTGAAACTGGACCGCACACCTTCATCGAGCCCATCCCGGTCGACAAGCGGGCCGACGCCGTGGTGCGCGCCGTGGTGGGCCTGTGCCATGCGCTGGGCCTGA
- a CDS encoding nitroreductase family deazaflavin-dependent oxidoreductase: MTIPWRYPADPLRRWLFRLPVAAYRLGMGRLMGGWPITPEVRMGILLMTTVGRTSRRPRTTALEYRERGGRFFLVSAWGRRADWFKNIEHDPHVRVQAGKHRVLCRARALTSAADRDEAFDVWLCSNPRAAARFFRLIGLHLPESADEQRQLFEQFVAVVLEPEWSA; encoded by the coding sequence ATGACCATCCCCTGGCGTTATCCCGCCGACCCACTGCGGCGGTGGCTATTCCGCCTGCCCGTCGCGGCGTATCGCCTCGGCATGGGGCGACTCATGGGCGGATGGCCGATCACCCCGGAGGTGCGGATGGGTATCTTGCTCATGACAACCGTCGGCCGAACGAGCCGGAGGCCGCGAACCACCGCACTTGAGTACCGAGAACGAGGGGGCCGGTTCTTTCTGGTGTCGGCCTGGGGTCGGCGCGCTGATTGGTTCAAAAACATCGAGCACGACCCGCATGTGCGTGTCCAGGCCGGCAAGCATCGGGTCTTGTGCCGGGCGCGGGCGCTGACGTCCGCAGCGGATCGCGACGAGGCGTTCGACGTGTGGCTGTGTTCCAACCCCAGGGCTGCCGCTCGCTTCTTCCGCCTGATCGGGTTGCACCTTCCGGAGTCGGCGGACGAACAACGCCAGCTCTTCGAGCAATTCGTGGCGGTCGTCCTCGAACCGGAATGGAGCGCCTAA
- a CDS encoding flavin reductase family protein codes for MFVVTTSAPERLAGCLVGFTSQTSIHPPRFLVGLSRKNHTFTVATEADHLAVHLLPRAELPIAELFGGQTGDTVDKFAQCAWHRGPAGVPILDAAPAWFVGKIIRRFDAGDHVGHLVEPVAGRAPDDLGELITFSDVRDLEPGHEA; via the coding sequence ATGTTCGTCGTCACCACCTCGGCCCCCGAGCGGCTGGCCGGGTGCCTGGTCGGATTCACGTCCCAGACCAGCATCCACCCGCCCCGGTTCCTGGTCGGGTTGTCCCGCAAGAACCACACCTTCACCGTCGCAACGGAAGCCGACCACCTGGCCGTCCACCTGCTCCCTCGCGCCGAACTGCCGATCGCCGAACTCTTCGGTGGGCAGACCGGCGACACCGTCGACAAGTTCGCCCAGTGCGCCTGGCATCGAGGACCCGCGGGCGTGCCGATCCTCGACGCGGCACCGGCCTGGTTCGTCGGCAAGATCATCCGTCGCTTCGATGCCGGTGACCATGTCGGTCACCTCGTCGAACCGGTGGCCGGCCGCGCACCTGATGACCTCGGTGAGCTCATCACCTTCTCCGATGTCCGTGACCTGGAGCCCGGCCACGAAGCATGA
- a CDS encoding DUF6328 family protein, protein MDVDHPEDDQHWDRHQRRETETERLDRNWASLLQELRVVQTGVQLLTGFLLTLPFQQRFSLLSDTMQMVYLATVSASVLSTALLIAPVGMHRLLFRRHRLATLVSAAHRCAYTGLALLGVAVTGMTVIIFYAVAGLTPALVAGACALLLFVGFWFVLPIGLRAGER, encoded by the coding sequence ATGGATGTAGATCATCCGGAAGACGACCAGCACTGGGATCGGCACCAACGCCGAGAGACCGAAACCGAACGGCTGGACCGGAATTGGGCCAGCCTGCTGCAGGAGCTGCGCGTCGTGCAGACCGGCGTGCAGTTGCTGACCGGCTTTTTGCTCACGCTGCCGTTCCAGCAGCGCTTCAGCCTTCTCAGCGACACCATGCAGATGGTGTATCTGGCGACGGTGAGCGCTTCGGTGCTGTCCACCGCACTCTTGATCGCGCCGGTCGGAATGCACCGGTTGCTGTTCCGCCGCCACCGGTTGGCGACGCTGGTGTCGGCGGCCCACCGATGCGCGTACACGGGCCTGGCGCTGCTGGGAGTCGCCGTCACGGGTATGACCGTCATCATCTTCTACGCGGTCGCCGGTCTGACTCCGGCGCTCGTCGCCGGTGCCTGCGCGCTGCTGCTGTTCGTCGGGTTCTGGTTCGTCCTACCCATCGGTCTGCGGGCGGGCGAGCGGTGA
- a CDS encoding protoporphyrinogen oxidase, with protein MNRAYCIVGGGISGLVAAYRIRLAVGDDATITVFDPADRLGGILRTERLGGQPIDIGAEAFVVRRPEMPALLAELGLTGRQISTTGVRPTIYSQGRIHPLPPDTVNGIPTSAASVTGLVDAATIAEMTAEPRRRLQWQPGADPAVGAVVADRFGEQVVARSVDPMLSGVYAGSAATIGIRSAAPTVAAALDAGATSLTDAARRALPTSSRGPVFGAIEGGYEVLLGELVRRSRLLWVQTAIEHIAADGAGWVLRDDEGSHRRADAVVVAVPAPRLGGLIGDVAPRAAAAAARIPVASAAVLAMALPGGTPLPPRSGVLVASGERLHTKAITLSTRKWGARGDAELLRMSFGRFGDDLAHVTSDAQLQSWAVTDLETVFGIRADPVDVLVHRWLDAMPQYGPGHGEVAAEFRAGLPPGLAIAGNYIDGIGVPACAAGADRAAAAVVAATARR; from the coding sequence ATGAACCGAGCGTATTGCATTGTCGGAGGCGGTATTTCGGGTCTAGTGGCCGCCTACCGGATCCGCCTGGCCGTCGGGGACGACGCCACCATCACCGTTTTCGACCCGGCCGACCGGCTCGGCGGCATCCTGCGCACTGAGCGGCTCGGCGGTCAGCCGATCGACATCGGCGCCGAGGCGTTCGTGGTGCGCAGACCCGAGATGCCGGCGCTGCTAGCCGAGCTCGGCCTGACGGGCCGGCAGATCAGCACCACCGGCGTGCGCCCGACGATCTACAGCCAGGGACGGATCCATCCGCTGCCGCCGGACACCGTCAACGGCATCCCCACGTCGGCGGCGTCGGTGACCGGCTTGGTCGACGCCGCGACGATCGCCGAGATGACGGCCGAGCCCCGCCGCCGGTTGCAGTGGCAGCCCGGTGCGGATCCGGCGGTCGGGGCGGTGGTCGCCGACCGGTTCGGCGAGCAGGTGGTGGCCCGCTCGGTCGATCCGATGCTGTCTGGCGTGTACGCCGGGTCGGCGGCGACGATCGGCATCCGTTCGGCGGCGCCGACGGTGGCCGCCGCGCTCGATGCGGGCGCGACCAGCCTGACTGACGCGGCGCGGCGGGCGTTGCCCACCAGCTCCAGGGGTCCGGTGTTCGGGGCCATCGAGGGCGGCTACGAAGTGCTGCTGGGCGAGCTGGTACGACGCAGCCGGCTGCTGTGGGTACAAACCGCGATCGAGCACATCGCCGCCGACGGTGCCGGTTGGGTGTTGCGTGACGACGAAGGCTCGCACCGGCGCGCCGACGCGGTCGTCGTGGCGGTTCCGGCACCGCGGCTGGGCGGGCTCATCGGTGACGTCGCGCCGCGGGCCGCCGCGGCGGCCGCGCGGATACCGGTGGCCTCGGCCGCCGTGCTGGCGATGGCACTGCCCGGCGGCACTCCGTTGCCGCCGCGGTCCGGCGTGCTGGTCGCCAGCGGCGAACGCCTGCACACCAAGGCGATCACCCTGTCCACCCGCAAGTGGGGGGCGCGCGGCGACGCCGAGCTGTTGCGGATGTCGTTCGGGCGCTTCGGCGATGACCTGGCTCACGTCACCTCCGACGCCCAGCTGCAGTCCTGGGCGGTGACCGACCTGGAGACGGTGTTCGGCATCCGGGCCGACCCGGTCGACGTTCTGGTGCACCGCTGGCTGGACGCGATGCCGCAGTACGGCCCCGGCCACGGCGAGGTGGCCGCGGAGTTTCGGGCCGGGCTGCCGCCGGGTCTGGCGATCGCCGGCAACTACATCGACGGCATCGGGGTTCCCGCCTGCGCGGCCGGGGCGGACCGTGCGGCGGCCGCTGTGGTGGCGGCCACCGCACGCCGGTAG
- the hemQ gene encoding hydrogen peroxide-dependent heme synthase, with protein MARLDYDELNATIRYVMFSAFAVEQGVLGYDEEARAAVVGETATFLKQQEDNGVVVRGIYDVAGMRADADFMFWTHAERVESLQALYSDFRRTTTLGRAVSPVWSAVALHRPAEFNKSHVPAFLAGEEPGNYVCVYPFVRSLDWYLLPDDERRKMLADHGMAARGYKDVRANTVPAFALGDYEWILAFEAPELYRIVDLMRDLRATEARRHVREEIPFFTGPRVGVEELVARLP; from the coding sequence ATGGCACGACTTGACTACGACGAGCTCAACGCGACCATCCGCTACGTCATGTTCTCGGCGTTCGCAGTCGAGCAGGGCGTTCTCGGGTACGACGAGGAGGCGCGCGCCGCCGTCGTCGGCGAGACCGCTACCTTTCTCAAACAACAGGAGGACAACGGCGTCGTGGTGCGCGGCATCTACGACGTGGCCGGGATGCGCGCCGACGCCGACTTCATGTTCTGGACCCACGCCGAACGGGTGGAGTCGCTGCAGGCCCTCTACAGCGACTTCCGCCGCACCACCACGCTGGGCCGGGCCGTCTCGCCGGTGTGGAGCGCCGTCGCGCTGCACCGGCCGGCGGAGTTCAACAAGAGCCATGTCCCGGCGTTCCTGGCCGGTGAGGAGCCGGGCAACTACGTCTGCGTCTACCCCTTCGTGCGCTCGCTGGACTGGTATCTGCTGCCCGACGACGAGCGCCGCAAGATGCTGGCCGACCACGGCATGGCCGCGCGCGGCTACAAGGATGTGCGGGCCAACACGGTGCCGGCCTTCGCCCTGGGTGACTACGAGTGGATCCTGGCGTTCGAGGCCCCCGAGCTGTACCGCATCGTCGACCTGATGCGCGACCTGCGGGCCACCGAGGCGCGCCGGCACGTCCGCGAGGAGATCCCGTTCTTCACCGGCCCGCGCGTCGGCGTGGAGGAACTCGTCGCCAGGCTGCCCTAA